A genomic segment from Candidatus Abyssobacteria bacterium SURF_5 encodes:
- a CDS encoding sigma-54-dependent Fis family transcriptional regulator, whose product MPPKLLVVDDEVKMRRVLQLFFEDSGYVVDQAENGEEALQELDSSRPDLVICDMRMPRMNGMELLRRIKLKSPELPVILMTAYGEVKTAVEAMKLGAESYVTKPLDMEELRILVGRAIEKTSLIKENLQLRAQLDSRFDLSNFVGESQVMRQVFKLIDQVAPTNTTVLVTGESGTGKELVARAIHSKSNRRQKAFVVVNCAALSEHLLESELFGHVKGAFTGAHSDRQGRFELADGGTLFLDELALMSIPLQGKLLRVLQEKEFEPVGGAKTIKVDVRIIGATNKNLERLLEEKTFREDLYYRLNVVEIRLPPLRERKEDIHLLLAYCINNLNRELGKSVKGLSEEAYKLFLEYDWPGNVREMENLIERAMVLGKSDVLGPENFPAQIRRQREQIDSPKNLLGQLKLPDAGISLIETVEEMEKRLIQEALEKTNGNKTKAAELLGVTRKIMRYKVEKYGLANYKDDLDGV is encoded by the coding sequence ATGCCGCCTAAATTGCTTGTTGTCGATGATGAAGTGAAGATGAGACGAGTCCTCCAACTGTTTTTCGAGGATTCCGGATATGTGGTGGATCAGGCCGAGAATGGGGAAGAGGCACTGCAGGAACTGGATTCCTCGCGCCCGGATCTGGTTATTTGCGACATGCGAATGCCCCGAATGAATGGAATGGAGCTGCTGCGCCGTATCAAACTAAAATCGCCGGAACTCCCGGTTATCCTCATGACTGCGTACGGGGAAGTCAAGACGGCCGTCGAAGCGATGAAACTCGGCGCCGAAAGCTACGTGACAAAGCCCCTCGATATGGAGGAACTTCGTATCCTGGTGGGCCGGGCCATAGAGAAAACCTCGCTGATCAAAGAGAACCTTCAATTGAGAGCTCAACTCGATTCGAGATTCGATCTCAGCAATTTTGTCGGTGAATCGCAGGTGATGCGGCAGGTTTTCAAGCTGATCGACCAGGTCGCCCCAACGAATACCACCGTCCTTGTGACCGGGGAGAGCGGCACCGGCAAGGAACTTGTTGCTCGCGCCATCCATTCTAAAAGCAACCGCCGCCAAAAAGCTTTTGTCGTTGTCAACTGCGCCGCTCTTTCGGAACATCTGCTCGAAAGCGAACTATTCGGCCATGTCAAAGGCGCCTTCACCGGCGCTCACAGCGACAGACAAGGACGATTCGAATTGGCCGATGGCGGTACCCTTTTTCTCGATGAACTCGCCCTCATGTCAATTCCTCTGCAGGGCAAACTGCTGCGCGTGCTGCAAGAAAAGGAATTTGAACCCGTCGGCGGCGCCAAAACGATCAAGGTGGATGTGCGGATTATTGGCGCCACGAACAAAAATCTCGAACGGCTGCTGGAAGAAAAGACTTTTCGAGAGGACCTGTACTACCGGCTCAATGTAGTCGAAATACGTCTGCCACCGCTTAGGGAACGAAAAGAAGATATTCATCTTTTGCTCGCTTACTGCATAAATAACCTGAATCGTGAACTCGGGAAGTCTGTCAAAGGCCTTTCCGAAGAGGCATACAAACTGTTCCTCGAGTACGACTGGCCCGGCAACGTTCGGGAAATGGAAAATCTGATCGAACGCGCCATGGTCCTTGGAAAATCAGATGTGCTTGGACCTGAAAATTTCCCGGCTCAAATAAGGCGCCAGCGCGAGCAAATAGATTCTCCAAAAAACCTCTTGGGGCAATTGAAGCTTCCTGATGCCGGGATCTCTCTCATTGAAACCGTTGAGGAAATGGAAAAGAGGCTTATACAAGAGGCGCTGGAAAAAACGAATGGAAACAAAACGAAAGCAGCAGAGTTGCTTGGAGTTACAAGGAAGATCATGAGGTACAAGGTAGAGAAGTACGGTCTCGCCAATTACAAAGATGACCTTGATGGGGTTTGA
- a CDS encoding VWA domain-containing protein gives MQKLNFVRASAVRAVLARARAAIGSSKKETKRAFASSQEKPYCELDLDKTVEQVLGKPFPEPSDLCVEYKEQKRFDCALILDTSLSMSGTKLALLAVAAAVVALKLPSEDFSVVSFESSARIIKTIRKSLAVEKLIIKLLEVPAAGYTNIRAGLDEGLKQLKLGRRPDRLGVLLSDGKYTLGEDPLIAAARFPRLHVVALGDFNVDPEFCASMASAGKGRLYEAPSFEGLPRVLHRLLVDLLT, from the coding sequence TTGCAAAAACTGAATTTCGTCCGTGCTTCAGCCGTTCGCGCAGTCCTTGCACGCGCCCGAGCCGCTATCGGTTCATCCAAAAAGGAGACGAAGAGGGCATTTGCCTCCTCTCAGGAAAAGCCCTACTGCGAATTGGACCTTGACAAAACCGTCGAGCAGGTTCTCGGAAAGCCGTTCCCCGAGCCAAGTGACCTCTGCGTCGAATATAAAGAACAGAAAAGGTTCGATTGCGCCCTTATCCTCGACACCTCTTTGTCCATGTCCGGAACAAAACTGGCGCTTCTTGCGGTCGCCGCCGCCGTCGTAGCTCTCAAACTGCCATCCGAAGATTTTTCCGTCGTCTCTTTCGAATCCAGCGCGCGGATTATCAAAACCATTCGCAAGTCGCTGGCAGTTGAGAAGTTAATAATAAAGCTCCTCGAGGTTCCCGCCGCCGGCTATACGAATATTCGGGCTGGCCTCGATGAGGGACTCAAGCAACTCAAACTTGGGCGCCGCCCGGATCGCCTCGGAGTCCTGCTCTCGGATGGCAAGTATACCCTCGGCGAAGATCCGCTTATAGCCGCGGCACGCTTTCCGCGCCTGCATGTGGTCGCGCTCGGGGACTTCAACGTAGATCCCGAATTCTGCGCATCGATGGCTTCAGCCGGAAAAGGGCGACTCTACGAAGCGCCATCCTTTGAGGGCCTGCCTCGCGTCCTGCATCGGCTGCTCGTCGACCTGCTTACCTGA
- a CDS encoding zinc ribbon domain-containing protein produces MPIYEFECQKCHHSFEALLQSSSSTFPRCEKCQSKRVKKCVSRFGFSVGGKTVTSTGSSGCGSCTSSSCSSCH; encoded by the coding sequence ATGCCTATCTATGAATTTGAATGTCAGAAATGCCACCACTCTTTTGAAGCGCTTCTGCAGAGCTCCAGTTCAACGTTTCCCCGGTGCGAAAAGTGCCAGAGCAAACGAGTGAAGAAGTGCGTCTCCAGGTTCGGCTTCTCCGTCGGGGGAAAGACCGTCACTTCCACGGGTTCCTCCGGTTGCGGATCATGCACCTCCTCGAGTTGCTCAAGCTGCCATTAA
- a CDS encoding HAMP domain-containing protein, producing MKDDSIDRAINEIAENVLLTAQRKLLKPRIQNKLIFAFVSTAVVSIALSTYFAVWITSLLTEREIEKKIREANAVALSIIEEYEGQALQSLTTLLEKPGFIETLRKEKVSYVFTPPIMSGSEIPIGLWVPSGQPLPATGPPTPITQLPSTVTKTVMTAEVGGIQTLLAGAVVPVIEGDRSYGTIAIGYALGKSFAQDIEIITGVDIRIFHEKIPAGPSSIYFEGSSAGLPADAHEEIEQIAKIMLNKRELMLVVEGHTDSIGAERDNYRLGRRRAEAVKDALVEAGIEEFRIQTISFGESRASAPETSEEGLALNRRVELEFKTHEDPLVGAIKDLPMTSAIKQSISVHKQSYYDQGAFLKGEPYRAIYQPLVGYGGKVLGLIFAGIPRKYTFAATVTTWYFFPLILLAGFALASAIGYTISRGISQPIRILYRKVLAVAYGDLDQHFDARTKDEIGDLGRAFNIMTMKLHQLRELEHEMQRRNRLAALGELSAGVAHEIRNPLGIIKNSAEMLRDRIQDDAKRRELTDFIVEEVARLNKVVTDFLLFARPLEPDLEPVDINTVLEHTLAFLKSDSRPDQVRIERKLAEGLPKVLADPEQCRQVFLNLFMNAFQAMNGKGTISVETRPSPQPPLFPERTPESNDYSPAFPSSSVQEPKKMVDVVISDTGTGIQTELLPRIFDPFFSTKDEGAGLGLSLVHKIIENHNGRIKVTSKPGAGTTFIISLPVASNEERG from the coding sequence ATGAAAGACGATAGTATCGATCGCGCAATCAACGAGATTGCGGAAAATGTGCTTCTCACCGCCCAGCGCAAACTGCTCAAGCCGCGCATCCAGAACAAGCTGATTTTTGCATTCGTCTCGACCGCCGTTGTCTCGATTGCGCTTTCCACCTATTTCGCCGTCTGGATCACCTCTTTATTGACAGAAAGAGAAATCGAAAAGAAAATCCGCGAGGCAAATGCCGTCGCCCTTTCAATCATCGAAGAGTATGAAGGGCAGGCCTTGCAAAGCCTGACGACGCTGCTGGAGAAGCCGGGGTTCATCGAAACGCTTCGGAAAGAGAAGGTATCCTATGTCTTTACTCCCCCCATAATGAGCGGCAGCGAGATCCCGATCGGGCTCTGGGTTCCCAGCGGACAACCGCTGCCGGCTACCGGGCCCCCAACGCCGATAACACAATTGCCTTCGACTGTCACGAAAACGGTCATGACCGCCGAAGTCGGCGGCATCCAAACGCTGCTGGCCGGCGCAGTGGTTCCTGTCATCGAGGGAGATCGCTCCTATGGAACCATTGCAATAGGATATGCACTCGGAAAGAGCTTCGCTCAAGATATCGAAATCATCACCGGCGTCGATATACGCATCTTCCACGAGAAAATTCCCGCCGGGCCTTCCAGTATCTATTTTGAGGGAAGCAGCGCCGGTCTTCCCGCCGACGCGCACGAGGAAATCGAACAGATTGCAAAGATAATGCTCAATAAGCGCGAGCTTATGCTGGTGGTGGAAGGCCATACCGATTCGATCGGCGCCGAAAGAGATAACTATCGCCTCGGACGCAGACGCGCCGAAGCAGTCAAAGACGCTCTCGTCGAGGCGGGAATAGAAGAGTTTAGGATTCAGACGATTAGCTTTGGCGAAAGTCGCGCCTCCGCCCCGGAAACCAGTGAAGAAGGGCTGGCGCTGAATCGAAGAGTCGAATTGGAATTCAAGACTCATGAAGACCCGCTGGTCGGCGCGATTAAAGACCTGCCAATGACTTCCGCGATAAAGCAGAGCATCTCGGTGCATAAACAATCCTATTACGATCAAGGCGCATTCTTGAAAGGAGAACCATATCGCGCGATCTATCAGCCCCTGGTTGGCTATGGCGGGAAGGTGCTGGGATTGATCTTCGCCGGCATCCCCAGAAAATATACATTCGCAGCCACCGTCACCACCTGGTATTTTTTCCCGCTTATCCTCCTGGCGGGCTTCGCCCTTGCATCGGCTATCGGATACACAATTTCGCGCGGGATCTCGCAGCCGATCAGGATTCTCTACCGTAAGGTGCTCGCCGTTGCCTACGGAGACCTCGACCAGCACTTCGATGCGCGAACGAAAGACGAAATCGGCGACCTGGGCCGCGCCTTTAATATTATGACGATGAAGTTGCACCAGCTCCGTGAGCTCGAGCACGAAATGCAGAGGAGAAATCGACTTGCGGCGCTGGGTGAGCTGTCGGCAGGCGTCGCACATGAAATCCGTAATCCGCTCGGGATCATCAAGAACTCCGCAGAAATGCTTCGAGACCGCATCCAGGATGACGCCAAGCGGCGGGAACTCACGGATTTCATCGTCGAAGAGGTCGCTCGACTCAATAAGGTGGTAACTGATTTTCTGCTTTTTGCGCGACCGCTGGAGCCCGATCTCGAGCCGGTGGATATTAATACCGTTCTTGAGCATACGCTGGCATTTCTCAAATCTGATTCGCGACCGGATCAAGTTCGGATTGAGAGAAAACTGGCTGAAGGCCTGCCCAAAGTGCTGGCCGACCCGGAACAGTGCCGCCAGGTTTTCTTGAATCTGTTTATGAACGCTTTCCAGGCAATGAACGGCAAGGGAACAATATCCGTGGAAACCAGGCCTTCGCCACAACCACCTTTATTTCCCGAGCGAACTCCCGAATCAAACGATTATTCGCCGGCCTTTCCTTCCTCCTCCGTTCAGGAACCGAAGAAAATGGTGGATGTCGTGATCTCCGATACGGGAACGGGCATTCAGACCGAATTGTTGCCGCGGATTTTCGACCCGTTTTTCTCTACCAAAGATGAAGGGGCCGGCCTCGGTTTGTCGTTGGTACACAAAATTATCGAGAACCACAACGGACGCATAAAGGTTACGAGCAAACCCGGCGCGGGCACAACTTTTATAATCTCCTTGCCAGTGGCTTCGAACGAAGAAAGAGGATGA
- a CDS encoding UDP-3-O-(3-hydroxymyristoyl)glucosamine N-acyltransferase: MLRSLWAPVVSEKPQNGLQILAPRGFIHYTAVIGKDVVLGKDVVVGPFVVIDNGTEIGDEVEIGPHVSIGQLVKIGSGTVIHPHVSIREKVEIGQNVVINSGTVIGSDGFGFTNSGGKNYKIPQLGTVVIEDDVWIGSNVTIDRATVGATRVRRSAQIHNLVQIGHNVDIGEETIVRPRVGIAGSTTIGSETYVGEQAGIINHIEIGRRVTVHPFSGITKKVGDGESVMGAPARPLEVEKSVQSFLLELPDLARNIQSLKRKFLPDNGQTE; the protein is encoded by the coding sequence ATGTTAAGATCCCTTTGGGCGCCTGTGGTAAGCGAGAAACCTCAGAATGGCTTGCAAATACTTGCTCCAAGAGGGTTTATTCATTATACAGCTGTGATTGGAAAGGATGTAGTTCTTGGAAAAGATGTAGTTGTCGGACCTTTTGTAGTCATCGATAATGGAACGGAAATTGGAGACGAAGTAGAAATAGGACCTCATGTATCCATAGGACAACTGGTAAAAATCGGGTCCGGAACCGTAATTCACCCGCACGTTTCGATCCGGGAAAAAGTCGAAATCGGACAAAATGTCGTGATCAACAGCGGCACCGTTATTGGCAGCGACGGATTCGGGTTTACCAACAGCGGCGGAAAAAATTATAAGATCCCACAGTTGGGGACCGTAGTAATAGAGGACGACGTTTGGATCGGATCCAATGTTACAATAGATCGGGCCACCGTTGGCGCAACAAGGGTGAGACGCTCGGCCCAGATCCACAACCTCGTGCAAATAGGCCATAACGTCGATATCGGCGAAGAGACAATCGTGAGGCCGAGAGTCGGCATCGCGGGAAGCACTACCATCGGCTCCGAAACTTATGTCGGCGAGCAAGCCGGCATCATCAATCATATCGAAATCGGCCGCAGAGTTACCGTGCATCCATTCTCAGGCATCACCAAGAAAGTGGGCGATGGCGAGAGCGTGATGGGTGCTCCGGCAAGGCCGCTCGAGGTGGAAAAGTCGGTCCAGTCATTCCTGTTGGAACTGCCTGACCTCGCAAGAAATATCCAGTCCCTCAAAAGAAAATTCCTGCCGGATAACGGGCAGACGGAATAA
- a CDS encoding 5,10-methylenetetrahydrofolate reductase, which translates to MIITSQKPLEEIKRAVAPFGRLALIGCGGCASVCQTGGTKQVEELARRLDDKEIVFTFQIEEPCDHRVLTRELARIEDRLAQVDAVLVLACGIGVQLIGASIDKPVLTGLDTIFPGAVIHSGKFLQSCGACAQCLLNSTAAICPRTLCPKGIAEGPCSEKVDERCPVYPEETCVWIRISDKLEKAGTPSSDFLPLDWAARSVRRKHPVPSDQQ; encoded by the coding sequence ATGATCATCACTTCGCAAAAACCGCTGGAAGAAATAAAGCGGGCGGTCGCGCCCTTTGGCAGGCTTGCTTTGATCGGCTGCGGCGGATGCGCGTCAGTCTGCCAAACCGGTGGAACCAAACAGGTCGAAGAGCTTGCCCGCCGGCTGGACGATAAGGAAATTGTTTTCACATTTCAAATTGAGGAGCCGTGCGATCACCGGGTCCTTACGCGCGAGCTGGCGCGGATAGAGGACCGGCTGGCGCAGGTGGATGCCGTTCTTGTGCTTGCGTGCGGAATCGGGGTTCAACTGATCGGCGCCTCGATCGATAAACCGGTTCTCACTGGATTGGACACGATCTTCCCGGGAGCGGTAATCCATTCGGGCAAGTTCCTCCAAAGCTGCGGCGCCTGTGCTCAATGCCTCCTCAACTCGACCGCCGCCATTTGCCCGCGCACCCTGTGTCCGAAGGGGATCGCCGAAGGTCCTTGTTCTGAAAAAGTTGATGAGAGATGTCCCGTTTATCCGGAAGAGACGTGCGTCTGGATTCGCATTTCAGACAAGCTTGAAAAAGCCGGGACGCCGTCATCTGATTTCCTTCCCCTCGATTGGGCAGCCCGCTCTGTTCGCCGGAAACATCCTGTTCCGTCGGATCAGCAATGA
- a CDS encoding indolepyruvate ferredoxin oxidoreductase subunit alpha, whose translation MDDLLKKEGEVILAMGNEAIARAGIEAGIGYFSMYPGTPATEIGQSYERLHSRLTGLHMEYSANEHVSLNGAMGACWAGVRAMTAMKHVGLNVAAEPAHFLSYTGVDAGLVIIIGSDPGATSSTGEQDDRWYSLHTHLPLLEPATIQEAKDFTVAAFALSERYSLPIVVNAPSRLCHNIGDLRLGPITLRPGRAGFRPNYQRYFNLFGQAVANHQAGIDRVEQLSLSAESRAFNRIIPGEASWGVITSGVNYLYVMEALEILRLFDVPVLKIGMSYPFPAEQLNEFTKNLERIVVVEDLEGFVEFQVKKHAYDLKLTCEILGKSLIPPSGETTVDLVLKSLSSVSGSAIPAPIREAAAIGDRIASAIPSRIATFCIGCPHRASVYALVTATDGNAIIGGDIGCYTMASLPPFKAAEWCTCMNCGLSAAQGIAHVSNEKKLVALVGDSTFFHSGIQSLHNAVMNKADVLLIILDNRWIAMTGHQRSATTVCDVRGNLLDAIDLKGFLKTLGVRRVRTLDAFDVPRLRAAIAEELKRDGVRVIIARGECALQAHRRERYLPESNRKFYSIIRERCQRCGQCYKDFGCPAIMEDQGEIEPYYYINESACVRCGACRTICPNSAIVVSQLSPARAEAQETVRS comes from the coding sequence TTGGACGATCTCCTGAAAAAAGAGGGCGAGGTCATTCTCGCAATGGGTAATGAGGCCATCGCCAGGGCAGGGATTGAAGCCGGAATCGGCTACTTCTCGATGTATCCCGGCACCCCGGCCACTGAGATCGGACAGTCTTATGAGAGGCTCCATAGCCGCCTCACCGGCCTGCACATGGAATACAGCGCCAACGAGCACGTCTCGCTGAATGGGGCAATGGGCGCATGCTGGGCCGGAGTGCGGGCGATGACTGCCATGAAGCATGTGGGGCTGAATGTCGCGGCCGAGCCGGCGCATTTTCTGTCGTATACCGGAGTTGACGCCGGATTGGTGATCATTATCGGAAGCGATCCGGGAGCCACCAGTTCGACCGGCGAGCAAGACGATCGATGGTATTCTCTCCACACGCATCTGCCACTGCTCGAGCCCGCAACAATTCAGGAGGCTAAAGATTTCACCGTCGCTGCGTTTGCGCTCTCTGAAAGATACAGTCTGCCGATTGTCGTGAACGCTCCGTCCCGTTTGTGCCATAACATTGGCGATCTTCGCCTCGGCCCGATCACACTGCGGCCGGGCAGGGCAGGATTCCGGCCGAACTACCAAAGATATTTCAACCTGTTCGGACAGGCGGTCGCAAATCATCAAGCCGGCATTGATCGGGTCGAACAATTGAGTCTCTCCGCCGAGTCCCGCGCCTTCAACAGAATAATTCCCGGCGAGGCGTCGTGGGGAGTCATCACTTCCGGAGTCAACTACCTGTACGTCATGGAGGCTCTGGAAATCCTTCGCCTGTTCGATGTGCCGGTTCTCAAGATTGGCATGAGCTATCCCTTTCCGGCTGAACAACTCAATGAATTCACCAAAAATCTCGAGAGGATTGTTGTCGTGGAAGACCTCGAGGGCTTCGTCGAGTTTCAGGTGAAGAAGCACGCCTACGATCTGAAGCTGACGTGCGAGATCCTCGGGAAATCGCTGATTCCTCCGTCGGGCGAGACAACGGTCGACCTTGTCCTCAAATCGCTCAGTTCCGTTTCGGGCTCGGCAATCCCTGCGCCTATACGCGAAGCAGCGGCCATTGGCGACCGCATCGCCTCCGCGATTCCATCCAGGATCGCGACCTTCTGTATCGGTTGCCCGCACCGCGCTTCCGTATATGCGCTCGTAACCGCAACGGATGGCAATGCCATTATCGGAGGAGATATCGGCTGTTATACGATGGCCTCGCTTCCTCCGTTCAAGGCGGCTGAATGGTGTACCTGCATGAACTGCGGCCTGAGCGCCGCCCAGGGAATTGCACACGTAAGCAACGAAAAGAAACTGGTTGCACTCGTTGGAGATTCGACGTTTTTCCACTCGGGAATCCAAAGTCTGCACAATGCGGTCATGAATAAAGCCGACGTCTTGCTGATTATCCTGGACAACCGCTGGATCGCGATGACCGGCCATCAAAGGAGTGCGACGACGGTTTGCGACGTCAGGGGGAACCTGCTGGATGCCATCGATTTGAAGGGGTTCCTGAAGACGCTCGGAGTGCGGCGCGTTCGGACGCTTGACGCCTTTGACGTCCCACGCCTGCGGGCGGCCATCGCAGAGGAACTGAAACGTGACGGCGTCAGGGTGATTATTGCGAGGGGCGAGTGCGCACTCCAAGCACATCGGAGGGAACGCTATCTTCCGGAATCCAACCGGAAATTCTATTCGATCATCCGGGAACGATGCCAGCGGTGCGGACAATGCTATAAAGATTTCGGATGTCCCGCGATTATGGAAGATCAGGGGGAAATTGAGCCATATTATTATATAAATGAAAGCGCATGCGTACGATGCGGCGCATGCAGAACAATATGTCCAAACTCCGCAATTGTGGTTTCCCAGCTTTCTCCGGCTCGCGCCGAAGCACAGGAAACGGTCAGGAGCTGA
- a CDS encoding MoxR family ATPase, with product MQKKQSKSGIGTAALERNEIQNTYRIIGRTDELAAAIACIHLNKNLLIEGPVGVGKTVLALAAARHLGRPFFRVDGDERYSEQKLTGWFDPPIVLAKGYNHEAFIPGPLTQAMLESGILFINELNRMPEAVQNVLLPSLDERYLAIPKYGDIRAKKQFTVIATQNPREFIATSHLSEALRDRFELIVLDYQPADEEIEIVRLNLSDGARTIDYLIHEAVSIVRATRESPKIRRGASVRAAISMVELAGQFNTPDALKKAARIALPTRIELADDIHEDVRDLIDALVENVKKKT from the coding sequence ATTCAAAAGAAACAAAGCAAGAGCGGAATAGGAACGGCCGCTTTGGAAAGAAACGAAATTCAAAACACGTACAGAATCATCGGCCGCACTGACGAACTGGCGGCGGCAATTGCCTGCATTCACCTGAATAAGAATCTCCTGATCGAAGGCCCCGTGGGAGTGGGGAAGACTGTGTTGGCTCTGGCGGCGGCTCGCCACCTGGGCAGACCTTTCTTCCGGGTTGATGGCGACGAGCGATATTCTGAACAAAAGCTTACGGGATGGTTTGATCCCCCAATCGTGCTCGCCAAGGGTTACAACCACGAGGCCTTCATTCCCGGACCGTTGACCCAGGCAATGCTTGAATCCGGTATTCTCTTCATAAACGAACTGAATAGAATGCCTGAAGCAGTGCAAAACGTCCTGTTGCCAAGCCTGGACGAACGATACCTCGCGATTCCCAAGTACGGAGATATCCGGGCAAAAAAACAGTTCACCGTTATAGCCACCCAAAATCCACGCGAGTTTATCGCCACGAGTCACCTGAGCGAGGCGCTCCGCGACCGATTCGAGCTGATCGTGCTCGATTATCAGCCCGCCGATGAAGAAATTGAAATCGTCCGCCTCAACCTTTCCGACGGCGCCCGTACAATTGACTATTTGATCCACGAAGCTGTTAGCATCGTTCGCGCAACACGCGAGTCTCCCAAGATCAGGCGCGGCGCAAGCGTAAGAGCGGCGATCAGTATGGTTGAATTGGCCGGCCAATTCAATACTCCGGATGCTCTCAAGAAAGCGGCTCGAATCGCTTTGCCAACTCGAATCGAGCTAGCCGACGATATCCATGAAGACGTGCGTGATCTGATTGATGCTCTGGTCGAAAATGTAAAAAAAAAGACCTGA